From a single Nicotiana tomentosiformis chromosome 2, ASM39032v3, whole genome shotgun sequence genomic region:
- the LOC104098512 gene encoding naringenin,2-oxoglutarate 3-dioxygenase: MAPSTLTALAEEKTLQTSFIRDEDERPKVAYNQFSDEIPIISLKGIDDESGINGKRGEICEKIVKACEDWGIFQVVDHGVDAQLISQMTTLAKQFFALPPEEKLRFDMSGGKKGGFIVSSHLQGEVVQDWREIVTYFSYPIRARDYSRWPDKPDGWIGVTQKYSEKLMELACKLLEVLSEAMGLEKEALTKACVDMDQKVVVNFYPKCPQPDLTLGLKRHTDPGTITLLLQDQVGGLQATKDNGKTWITVQPVEGAFVVNLGDHGHFLSNGRFKNADHQAVVNSNSSRLSIATFQNPAPEAIVYPLKIREGEKAVMDEPITFAEMYRRKMSKDLELARLKKLAKEHQIQAEKAAEKAKLKTKPIEEILA, translated from the exons ATGGCACCTTCGACATTGACAGCTCTAGCAGAGGAAAAGACACTTCAAACAAGTTTCATAAGGGATGAAGATGAGCGTCCAAAAGTGGCTTATAATCAATTCAGTGACGAGATTCCGATCATATCGTTGAAGGGTATTGATGATGAGAGTGGAATTAATGGAAAAAGAGGTGAAATATGTGAAAAGATTGTTAAGGCATGTGAAGATTGGGGCATTTTCCAGGTAGTTGATCATGGTGTTGATGCCCAACTTATCTCACAAATGACAACCCTTGCTAAACAATTCTTCGCTTTGCCTCCTGAGGAAAAACTACGCTTTGATATGTCTGGTGGCAAGAAAGGTGGCTTCATTGTCTCTAGCCATCTACAG GGTGAAGTGGTCCAAGATTGGCGTGAAATAGTGACCTATTTCTCATATCCAATTCGGGCTAGAGACTACTCTAGATGGCCAGACAAACCAGATGGATGGATAGGTGTGACTCAGAAGTACAGTGAAAAGTTAATGGAGTTGGCTTGCAAATTATTGGAAGTACTATCAGAGGCAATGGGCTTAGAGAAGGAGGCCTTAACCAAGGCATGTGTGGATATGGACCAAAAAGTGGTTGTCAATTTTTACCCAAAGTGTCCACAGCCCGACCTTACCCTTGGACTGAAACGACACACTGATCCAGGAACCATTACCCTCTTGTTACAAGACCAAGTTGGTGGGCTTCAAGCCACTAAAGATAATGGCAAAACTTGGATTACTGTTCAGCCCGTTGAAGGCGCTTTTGTTGTCAATCTTGGTGACCATGGTCAC TTTTTGAGCAATGGAAGGTTTAAGAATGCTGATCATCAAGCAGTGGTGAACTCGAATAGTAGCAGATTATCGATAGCTACGTTTCAGAATCCAGCACCAGAAGCTATAGTGTACCCATTGAAAATTAGGGAAGGAGAGAAGGCAGTAATGGACGAGCCCATAACATTTGCAGAGATGTACAGGAGGAAAATGAGCAAGGACCTTGAGCTTGCTAGGCTCAAGAAACTGGCCAAGGAACACCAAATACAAGCTGAAAAAGCTGCTGAGAAGGCCAAGTTGAAAACCAAGCCCATTGAAGAAATTCTTGCTTAA